A stretch of Myxococcus hansupus DNA encodes these proteins:
- a CDS encoding tetratricopeptide repeat protein, whose product MHHPPEDSQRTHILDAIQKQKNALAPLRITGSPTDVGHGLVNLAELHGLLEDHAASRQFYEEALEKFQEAKYKPGQAQALMGLGVVKANFEDHRGAIELIARSAMLFNESKDREGEALARACIGESLRSLGQPEGAEEKYQEALILLRQTRNPDRVARLLLDIGDIRMEKGEYEPARKRFLEAVPLLEQGDDAETLALGHLLLGESEGLLGNHEGARPHLLRAVELYQELHDHAYEARARWDLGLSCYYQQDYAAARKQFETLLPLYEDLGQTGEVAKVQNVLAHFTARGV is encoded by the coding sequence ATGCACCACCCGCCCGAAGACTCCCAACGCACCCACATCCTCGACGCCATCCAGAAGCAGAAGAACGCGCTGGCGCCGCTGCGCATCACCGGCTCGCCCACCGACGTGGGCCATGGGCTGGTGAACCTGGCCGAGCTGCACGGCCTGCTGGAGGACCACGCCGCCAGCCGGCAGTTCTACGAAGAGGCGCTCGAGAAGTTCCAGGAGGCCAAGTACAAGCCCGGCCAGGCGCAGGCCCTGATGGGCCTGGGCGTGGTGAAGGCGAACTTCGAGGATCACCGCGGCGCCATCGAGCTGATTGCCCGCTCGGCCATGCTCTTCAACGAGTCCAAGGACCGCGAGGGCGAGGCCCTGGCCCGCGCCTGCATCGGTGAGTCCCTGCGCTCGCTGGGCCAGCCCGAGGGCGCCGAGGAGAAGTACCAGGAGGCCCTCATCCTGCTGCGCCAGACGCGCAACCCGGACCGCGTGGCGCGCCTGCTCCTGGACATCGGCGACATCCGCATGGAGAAGGGCGAGTACGAGCCCGCGCGCAAGCGCTTCCTGGAGGCCGTGCCGCTGCTGGAGCAGGGCGACGACGCGGAGACGCTCGCGCTGGGGCACCTGCTGCTGGGCGAGTCGGAAGGCCTCTTGGGGAACCATGAGGGCGCGCGTCCGCACCTGCTCCGCGCGGTGGAGCTGTACCAGGAGCTGCACGACCACGCGTATGAAGCCCGCGCCCGCTGGGATTTGGGCCTGTCCTGCTACTACCAGCAGGACTACGCGGCGGCCCGCAAGCAGTTCGAGACGCTGCTTCCGCTCTACGAGGACCTGGGCCAGACGGGCGAGGTCGCGAAGGTGCAGAACGTGCTCGCCCACTTCACCGCGCGCGGCGTGTGA
- a CDS encoding leucyl aminopeptidase → MNFSFVSGDATRTSGDLLVIPLFEGELGDSAPSSLTAADGALEGRLRGAATQEGFKARADQSLVMHTLGHTSAERVLLLGLGNRARFHPEVLRLAAGRAAKTAQRLKVTSLVFTLPATNAAHDAVRAAVEGLGLGAYRFDKYKSSAREEKKGAPKLGKVSLLLPEGTERTRELDDALTLAQRVAEATNWARDLVNEPPNAVTPTVLADAARQAAKEGGMKVTIGGRREIEKLDMGMFLGVTAGSTEEPRLIHLAYTPKNARDAKRAPLALVGKAVTFDSGGLSLKPTDGMVDMKTDMAGSAAVLGAMKVIAALKPPFPVHAFIGACENMPAGNAYKPGDILTSRLGKTVEITNTDAEGRLVLGDILTWANEHQPSAIIDLATLTGACVVALGNYIVGAFGEHEDTMAQVLQSARTAGEEMWRMPISDLQKDALRSEVADMKNSGERWGGSINAALFLREFVGETPWVHLDIAGPSNSPKERGYLSKGGTGVGVRTLVEWVRLRSQTQDTAPAAEEAPAPKAKAKPARKRAK, encoded by the coding sequence ATGAACTTCAGCTTCGTCTCCGGCGATGCCACGCGGACGAGCGGCGACCTGCTCGTCATCCCCCTCTTCGAGGGCGAGCTGGGAGACAGCGCTCCGTCCTCCCTCACCGCGGCGGATGGCGCACTGGAAGGGCGCCTGCGCGGCGCCGCCACCCAGGAGGGTTTCAAGGCGCGGGCCGACCAGAGCCTGGTGATGCACACCCTGGGACACACGTCCGCGGAGCGCGTGCTGCTGCTGGGCCTGGGCAACCGCGCCCGGTTCCACCCGGAAGTGCTGCGCCTGGCCGCGGGCCGCGCCGCGAAGACGGCGCAGCGCCTCAAGGTGACCTCGCTGGTCTTCACCCTGCCCGCCACGAACGCCGCGCACGACGCGGTGCGCGCCGCGGTGGAAGGCCTGGGCCTGGGCGCCTACCGCTTCGACAAGTACAAGTCGTCCGCCCGCGAGGAGAAGAAGGGCGCGCCGAAGCTGGGCAAGGTGTCGCTGCTGCTGCCCGAGGGCACGGAGCGCACGCGCGAGCTGGATGATGCGCTGACGCTGGCGCAGCGCGTCGCGGAGGCCACCAACTGGGCCCGGGATCTGGTCAACGAGCCGCCCAACGCGGTGACGCCCACGGTGCTGGCGGACGCCGCCCGTCAGGCCGCGAAGGAAGGCGGAATGAAGGTCACCATCGGTGGCCGCCGCGAGATTGAAAAGCTCGACATGGGCATGTTCCTCGGCGTCACCGCGGGGAGCACCGAGGAGCCCCGGCTCATCCACCTGGCGTACACGCCGAAGAACGCGCGGGACGCCAAGCGCGCGCCGCTGGCGCTGGTGGGCAAGGCCGTCACCTTCGACTCGGGCGGCCTGTCGCTCAAGCCGACGGACGGCATGGTGGACATGAAGACGGACATGGCGGGCTCGGCCGCGGTGCTGGGCGCCATGAAGGTCATCGCCGCCCTCAAGCCGCCCTTCCCCGTGCACGCCTTCATTGGCGCGTGCGAGAACATGCCCGCGGGCAACGCCTACAAGCCGGGTGACATCCTCACCTCGCGCCTGGGCAAGACGGTGGAAATCACCAACACCGACGCGGAAGGCCGCCTGGTGCTGGGTGACATCCTGACGTGGGCCAACGAGCACCAGCCGTCCGCCATCATCGACCTGGCGACGCTCACCGGCGCCTGCGTCGTCGCGCTGGGCAACTACATCGTCGGCGCCTTCGGCGAGCACGAGGACACGATGGCGCAGGTCCTCCAGTCCGCGCGCACCGCGGGCGAGGAGATGTGGCGCATGCCCATCAGCGACCTGCAGAAGGACGCGCTGCGCTCCGAGGTCGCCGACATGAAGAACTCCGGCGAGCGCTGGGGCGGCTCCATCAACGCCGCGCTCTTCCTCCGCGAGTTCGTGGGCGAGACGCCGTGGGTCCACCTGGATATCGCGGGCCCGTCCAACAGCCCCAAGGAGCGCGGCTACCTCTCCAAGGGCG
- a CDS encoding helix-turn-helix domain-containing protein — MNDNALNANVGLKLRGLRLARNIKQADAAKDLGVSPAYLNLIEKGKRVMPFPLLWKALRYFDQDPEQFMSTLGEGRVDEALAKLLDEPLLKSLDIDPESLQSLSAEPKLAGTVAALFNLYKNTRTQLENVLAQLNVEERTRAQGGTVHGMSPGVRFDYSPFDEVSDFLEKHRNYFPELEEQADALRRDVRLERQLTSGQLIRLLEERFGYRVLFDDPSPSGSSVVRRLDPEERTLTLSPFLTEQPLKFQIAASIGLLVMDREKLLERVLDAGRMRHGETQRLIKVNLANYFAGALMLPYGDFFKEVQRTRYDVELLSSIFGSTYETVAHRLCNLSDPKRPGLPFHFLRADIAGNISKRYSGTGIRFASGGGSCAKWAVHLAFLNPSQLTRQYSIMPDGTSYFCFAKVQLQPIEGSIVKGTAYSIGLGTHAENAKYLAYGLPTTDLRKDAIPSGISCRFCERTDCNQRAAASYRFAFAFDEYTKKDCFFSPILVHEKAEKVEKERAPGVPALAVHGNGNGAEHANGTVGSEKDDSLDKTSRRRKGGDA; from the coding sequence ATGAACGACAACGCACTGAACGCCAACGTGGGCCTGAAGCTTCGAGGACTGCGCCTTGCCCGGAACATCAAGCAAGCGGACGCAGCCAAGGACCTGGGCGTTTCCCCGGCGTACCTGAACCTCATCGAGAAGGGCAAACGGGTGATGCCCTTCCCGCTGCTCTGGAAGGCCCTTCGCTACTTCGACCAGGACCCCGAGCAGTTCATGTCCACGCTGGGCGAAGGCCGCGTGGATGAAGCGCTCGCGAAGCTGCTGGACGAGCCGCTCCTCAAGAGCCTCGACATCGACCCGGAGTCGCTCCAGTCGCTCTCCGCGGAGCCGAAGCTCGCGGGCACGGTGGCGGCGCTCTTCAACCTCTACAAGAACACGCGCACGCAGTTGGAGAACGTGCTGGCGCAGCTCAACGTGGAGGAGCGCACGCGCGCCCAGGGAGGCACGGTCCACGGCATGTCGCCGGGCGTGCGCTTCGACTACTCGCCCTTCGACGAGGTCAGCGACTTCCTGGAGAAGCACCGCAACTACTTCCCGGAGCTGGAGGAGCAGGCGGACGCGCTGCGCCGCGACGTGCGGCTGGAGCGGCAGCTCACCAGCGGCCAGCTCATCCGGCTCCTGGAGGAGCGCTTCGGCTACCGCGTCCTCTTCGACGACCCGTCCCCGTCCGGTTCGTCCGTGGTGCGGCGCCTGGACCCCGAGGAGCGGACGCTGACGCTGTCGCCCTTCCTCACCGAGCAGCCCCTGAAGTTCCAAATCGCCGCGTCCATTGGCCTGTTGGTGATGGACCGCGAGAAGCTGCTGGAGCGCGTGCTCGACGCGGGCCGCATGCGCCACGGCGAAACGCAGCGGCTCATCAAGGTGAACCTGGCCAACTACTTCGCCGGCGCGTTGATGCTGCCCTACGGGGACTTCTTCAAGGAGGTCCAGCGCACGCGCTACGACGTGGAGCTTCTGTCGAGCATCTTCGGTTCCACCTACGAGACGGTGGCGCACCGCCTGTGCAACCTGTCGGACCCGAAGCGGCCCGGGCTGCCCTTCCACTTCCTGCGCGCGGACATCGCCGGCAACATCTCCAAGCGCTACAGCGGCACCGGCATCCGCTTCGCCTCGGGCGGCGGGAGCTGCGCCAAGTGGGCCGTCCACCTGGCCTTCCTCAACCCGTCCCAGCTCACGCGGCAGTACTCCATCATGCCGGACGGCACCTCGTACTTCTGCTTCGCCAAGGTGCAGCTCCAGCCGATTGAAGGCTCCATCGTCAAGGGCACCGCGTACTCCATTGGCCTGGGGACGCACGCGGAGAACGCGAAGTACCTGGCCTACGGCCTGCCCACGACGGACCTGCGCAAGGACGCCATCCCCTCCGGCATCTCCTGCCGCTTCTGCGAGCGCACCGACTGCAACCAGCGCGCGGCGGCCAGCTACCGCTTCGCCTTCGCCTTCGACGAGTACACGAAGAAGGACTGCTTCTTCTCGCCCATCCTCGTCCACGAGAAGGCCGAGAAGGTGGAGAAGGAGCGGGCCCCCGGGGTCCCCGCCCTGGCCGTCCACGGCAACGGAAACGGCGCCGAGCACGCCAACGGGACTGTCGGGAGCGAGAAGGACGATTCGTTGGACAAGACCTCCCGCCGCCGCAAGGGTGGCGACGCCTGA
- a CDS encoding DUF1634 domain-containing protein → MSEPEEARAARTSVSVVVAAEHAGAVSNVAVSGGAASLRSQEGQAPPDAGPAEQVQHHHRERAVAGDRWIARVLRIGGVVSGGMFVLSLGLESLPQSERVHVAIDLLRKGAASLLLVTPVARLAVSGTLLGLRGEWRYTMMAAGVLGLLALAVGAGIQA, encoded by the coding sequence ATGAGTGAGCCCGAGGAAGCGCGAGCGGCACGCACTTCCGTATCCGTGGTGGTGGCGGCGGAACACGCCGGCGCCGTGTCCAACGTGGCGGTCTCGGGAGGGGCCGCCTCGCTGCGTTCCCAGGAAGGCCAGGCGCCCCCGGACGCGGGCCCCGCGGAGCAGGTGCAACACCATCACCGGGAACGCGCGGTGGCGGGAGACCGGTGGATCGCGCGGGTGTTGCGAATCGGCGGGGTGGTCAGCGGCGGCATGTTCGTCTTGTCGCTGGGCCTGGAGTCCCTGCCGCAATCCGAGCGTGTCCACGTCGCCATCGACTTATTGCGCAAGGGCGCCGCGTCACTGCTGCTGGTGACGCCCGTGGCGCGGCTCGCGGTGTCGGGGACGTTGCTGGGCCTGCGCGGTGAGTGGCGCTACACGATGATGGCCGCGGGCGTGCTGGGGCTGCTCGCGCTCGCCGTGGGCGCCGGCATCCAAGCGTAG